Proteins encoded within one genomic window of Glandiceps talaboti chromosome 3, keGlaTala1.1, whole genome shotgun sequence:
- the LOC144433179 gene encoding NADP-dependent malic enzyme-like — translation MCALRTVRSSLTGSTSLCLAAGFTVIRNQRCNKGLAFSLEERQMLGIQGLLPPAVISQDVQIDRIMENFYRQSSDLHKYSYLMDLQDINEKLFYRVLNDYLEEMMPIVYTPTVGLACQKYGHIYRRPRGLFLTIHDRGQVEKILENWPERDVKAIVVTDGERILGLGDLGANGMGIPVGKLALYTACAGVDPSQTLPVCIDVGTDNKELLNDPMYIGLRMPRVRSQEYDELIDEFMQAVVKRYGEHCLIQFEDFGNHNAFRFLEKYKDNYCTFNDDIQGTASVTVAGILASLRVTGKKLSENKFVFQGAGEAAIGIANLLVTAMQEDGLTTEEARKRIWLVDSKGLVVKNRPVGGLNRQKETFAHEHEPISHLCDVVKALKPSAIIGVAAVQGAFSRDIIQSMVELNEHPVIFALSNPTSKAECTAEEAYTYTNGKCLFASGSPFDPVTLPGGKTLHPGQGNNAYIFPGVALGIILCGMKRVHDADFLVAAKELANQVTNAHLAEGRLYPPLATVREVSIKIATKVMEHAYKNNKATVFPEPQDKDTYIRRRLYSTKYRDFLSN, via the exons GGTCTTGCCTTTTCTCTAGAAGAGAGACAAATGCTTGGTATACAAGGTCTTTTACCCCCTGCTGTTATTTCTCAAGATGTTCAAATTGACAGAATCATGGAAAACTTTTACCGCCAGAGCAGCGATTTACACAAGTACTCATATTTAATGGATCTACAG GACATAAACGAGAAACTGTTTTACCGAGTACTGAATGACTACCTGGAAGAGATGATGCCTATAGTATATACGCCAACAGTTGGATTAGCATGCCAGAAATATGGACACATCTATCGCAGACCAAGGGGGTTATTTCTTACTATACATGATCGAGGACAAGTAGAAAAAATTCTAGAGAATTGGCCTGAAAGAGATGTCAAG GCAATAGTGGTAACTGACGGTGAACGAATTCTAGGTCTTGGTGACCTGGGTGCCAATGGCATGGGGATACCTGTAGGAAAACTGGCACTCTACACAGCATGTGCTGGCGTAGACCCATCTCAAACTTTACCAGTGTGTATTGATGTGGGTACAGACAATAAA GAGTTGTTGAACGACCCCATGTACATTGGATTGCGAATGCCAAGAGTCAGATCACAGGAATATGATGAACTTATTGATGAATTTATGCAAGCCGTTGTAAAAAG ATACGGTGAGCACTGTTTGATACAGTTTGAAGACTTTGGAAACCACAATGCATTCAGATTTCTAGAAAAATATAAAGACAATTATTGTACATTTAATGACGATATACAAG GCACAGCATCCGTGACAGTTGCTGGTATTCTTGCAAGTCTCAGGGTGACGGGAAAGAAACTTTCGgaaaacaaatttgtatttcaagGTGCTGGTGAG GCTGCGATAGGTATCGCTAATCTTCTAGTTACTGCAATGCAGGAAGACGGACTCACAACGGAAGAAGCTAGAAAACGAATCTGGTTGGTTGATTCAAAAGGACTGGTTGTTAAG AATAGACCCGTTGGTGGACTcaacagacagaaagaaactTTTGCCCATGAACATGAACCGATCTCACATCTCTGTGATGTTGTCAAGGCGTTAAAACCAAGTGCCATAATAG GAGTGGCTGCTGTACAAGGAGCATTCAGTAGAGACATTATTCAAAGCATGGTTGAATTGAATGAACATCCAGTCATATTTGCATTGAGTAATCCAACGAGTAAGGCTGAATGTACTGCAGAGGaagcatatacatataccaat GGTAAATGTTTATTTGCGAGTGGCAGTCCTTTCGATCCAGTCACCCTACCAGGTGGTAAGACTCTACATCCGGGTCAGGGGAACAACGCTTACATCTTTCCTGGTGTTGCACTTGGAATAATACTGTGTGGAATGAAACGTGTGCATGATGCTGACTTCTTGGTAGCTGCAAAG GAACTCGCCAATCAAGTTACAAACGCCCACTTAGCAGAGGGAAGATTGTACCCGCCCTTAGCAACTGTTAGAGAAGTGTCTATCAAGATCGCTACCAAAGTAATGGAGCATGCGTACAAGAACAACAAAGCCACTGTCTTTCCTGAACCTCAAGACAAAGACACATATATACGTAGAAGACTCTACTCGACAAAATATCgtgattttctttcaaattaa